The Papio anubis isolate 15944 chromosome 5, Panubis1.0, whole genome shotgun sequence genome has a segment encoding these proteins:
- the NUDCD2 gene encoding nudC domain-containing protein 2 isoform X1, with protein MSAPFEERSGVVPCGTPWGQWYQTLEEVFIEVQVPPGTRAQDIQCGLQSRHVALSVGGREILKGKLFDSTIADEGTWTLEDRKMVRIVLTKTKRDAANCWTSLLESEYAADPWVQDQMQRKLTLERFQKENPGFDFSGAEISGNYTKGGPDFSNLEK; from the exons ATGTCGGCCCCATTTGAGGAGCGGAGTGGGGTGGTTCCGTGCGGGACCCCGTGGGGCCAGTGGTACCAGACCCTGGAGGAGGTGTTCATTGAAGTTCAGGTGCCTCCAGGCACGCGCGCCCAGGATATCCAGTGCGGCCTGCAGAGCCGGCATGTGGCGCTGTCGGTGGGCGGCCGCGAGATCCTCAAG gGCAAACTCTTTGATTCTACAATAGCTGATGAGGGAACATGGACTTTGG agGATAGAAAAATGGTTCGTATTGTTCtcacaaagacaaagagagatgCAGCAAATTGTTGGACTTCTCTACTAGAATCTGAATATGCAGCGGATCCTTGGGTGCAAGACCAAATGCAGAGAAAGCTTACATTAGAGAGATTCCAAAAAGAA aaTCCTGGTTTTGACTTCAGTGGAGCAGAAATCTCAGGAAACTACACTAAAGGTGGACCAGATTTCTCAAACCTTGAGAAataa
- the NUDCD2 gene encoding nudC domain-containing protein 2 isoform X2 has translation MVFMCMKSLEYSVGKLFDSTIADEGTWTLEDRKMVRIVLTKTKRDAANCWTSLLESEYAADPWVQDQMQRKLTLERFQKENPGFDFSGAEISGNYTKGGPDFSNLEK, from the exons ATGGTATTCATGTGTATGAAGAGCTTGGAGTATTCAGTG gGCAAACTCTTTGATTCTACAATAGCTGATGAGGGAACATGGACTTTGG agGATAGAAAAATGGTTCGTATTGTTCtcacaaagacaaagagagatgCAGCAAATTGTTGGACTTCTCTACTAGAATCTGAATATGCAGCGGATCCTTGGGTGCAAGACCAAATGCAGAGAAAGCTTACATTAGAGAGATTCCAAAAAGAA aaTCCTGGTTTTGACTTCAGTGGAGCAGAAATCTCAGGAAACTACACTAAAGGTGGACCAGATTTCTCAAACCTTGAGAAataa